The Medicago truncatula cultivar Jemalong A17 chromosome 4, MtrunA17r5.0-ANR, whole genome shotgun sequence genome includes a region encoding these proteins:
- the LOC25492557 gene encoding UDP-glucose iridoid glucosyltransferase isoform X2, whose amino-acid sequence MENQIRHRLVLIPPPLQGHITPMLQLATILHSKGFSITIAHTHFNSPNPSNHPNFNFLPFFDGLSNTQITSKNFVDIASTLNIKCVSSLKETLVHYITKLANENHGEKIACIIYDGFLSFIDSLAKELKLPSIVFRTTSATNLLTYHVCLQLQSKDSKSRDLVPELDLLRFKDLPLFNLTNQYDFLQSIGKTLSITPLGVIFNTVESLEDSSLNQLQKLYKANLFPIGPLHMIANDANNSSILQENDNCISWLNYNKPRKSVLYVSLGSIASWEEKELTEVACGLVNSRQNFLWVIRPESISDVSAWLESLPEDVKVGVAERGCVVKWAPQSEVLAHKAVGGFWSHCGWNSTLESLCEGVPIICQPSFGDQRVNARLLSHVWKVGLEWCNAIERDEIERVVRRLMVNSEGEMMRQRATELKHEIGIAVRGSSCDALNGLVKYILSLNA is encoded by the exons atggaaaatcaAATTAGGCACCGTTTGGTTCTAATACCACCACCTTTACAAGGCCACATAACTCCTATGCTTCAACTAGCCACCATCCTTCATTCAAAAGGTTTCTCCATCACCATAGCACACACTCATTTCAATTCCCCTAATCCTTCTAATcaccctaatttcaattttctacCTTTCTTCGATGGTTTATCTAATACCCAAATTACTTCCAAGAATTTTGTAGATATTGCTTCAACTCTAAATATAAAGTGCGTATCTTCACTTAAGGAGACATTAGTTCATTATATTACAAAATTAGCAAATGAAAATCATGGTGAAAAAATTGCTTGCATCATCTATGAtggatttttatccttcatcGATTCTTTGGCTAAGGAACTAAAGCTACCAAGCATAGTCTTCCGAACCACTAGTGCTACTAATTTACTCACTTATCACGTGTGTCTTCAGCTACAAAGCAAAG ATTCAAAGTCAAGGGACTTGGTGCCAGAACTGGACTTGCTGCGATTCAAAGATCTACCCCTTTTTAATTTGACAAATCAATATGATTTTTTACAAAGCATAGGTAAAACACTTTCAATAACACCTTTGGGTGTTATATTCAACACCGTGGAAAGCTTAGAAGATTCATCACTAAATCAACTCCAAAAGCTATACAAAGCTAACCTCTTCCCCATAGGTCCTCTACACATGATTGCCAATGATGCTAACAATAGTAGCATTCTGCAAGAAAATGATAATTGCATATCTTGGCTAAATTACAACAAACCAAGAAAGTCTGTGTTATATGTAAGTTTGGGAAGCATAGCTAGTTGGGAAGAGAAAGAGCTAACTGAAGTTGCTTGTGGCTTAGTCAACAGCAGACAAAATTTCCTTTGGGTTATTCGACCTGAGTCAATCAGCGATGTTTCAGCGTGGTTAGAATCCTTGCCGGAAGATGTTAAAGTAGGTGTGGCAGAGAGAGGCTGTGTTGTGAAATGGGCACCTCAAAGTGAAGTTTTGGCACACAAAGCTGTTGGAGGCTTTTGGAGTCATTGTGGTTGGAATTCTACATTGGAGAGTTTGTGCGAAGGAGTACCAATTATCTGCCAACCTTCTTTTGGAGATCAGAGGGTAAATGCAAGGTTGCTGAGTCATGTTTGGAAGGTGGGTTTGGAATGGTGTAATGCCATAGAAAGGGATGAGATTGAAAGGGTGGTTAGAAGACTTATGGTGAATTCAGAAGGGGAGATGATGAGACAAAGAGCAACAGAATTGAAGCATGAAATTGGGATAGCTGTGAGGGGTTCTTCATGTGATGCACTAAATGGATTGGTAAAGTACATCTTATCATTGAATGCCTGA
- the LOC25492557 gene encoding UDP-glucose iridoid glucosyltransferase isoform X1, with amino-acid sequence MENQIRHRLVLIPPPLQGHITPMLQLATILHSKGFSITIAHTHFNSPNPSNHPNFNFLPFFDGLSNTQITSKNFVDIASTLNIKCVSSLKETLVHYITKLANENHGEKIACIIYDGFLSFIDSLAKELKLPSIVFRTTSATNLLTYHVCLQLQSKGYLPLQDSKSRDLVPELDLLRFKDLPLFNLTNQYDFLQSIGKTLSITPLGVIFNTVESLEDSSLNQLQKLYKANLFPIGPLHMIANDANNSSILQENDNCISWLNYNKPRKSVLYVSLGSIASWEEKELTEVACGLVNSRQNFLWVIRPESISDVSAWLESLPEDVKVGVAERGCVVKWAPQSEVLAHKAVGGFWSHCGWNSTLESLCEGVPIICQPSFGDQRVNARLLSHVWKVGLEWCNAIERDEIERVVRRLMVNSEGEMMRQRATELKHEIGIAVRGSSCDALNGLVKYILSLNA; translated from the exons atggaaaatcaAATTAGGCACCGTTTGGTTCTAATACCACCACCTTTACAAGGCCACATAACTCCTATGCTTCAACTAGCCACCATCCTTCATTCAAAAGGTTTCTCCATCACCATAGCACACACTCATTTCAATTCCCCTAATCCTTCTAATcaccctaatttcaattttctacCTTTCTTCGATGGTTTATCTAATACCCAAATTACTTCCAAGAATTTTGTAGATATTGCTTCAACTCTAAATATAAAGTGCGTATCTTCACTTAAGGAGACATTAGTTCATTATATTACAAAATTAGCAAATGAAAATCATGGTGAAAAAATTGCTTGCATCATCTATGAtggatttttatccttcatcGATTCTTTGGCTAAGGAACTAAAGCTACCAAGCATAGTCTTCCGAACCACTAGTGCTACTAATTTACTCACTTATCACGTGTGTCTTCAGCTACAAAGCAAAGGTTACCTTCCATTGCAAG ATTCAAAGTCAAGGGACTTGGTGCCAGAACTGGACTTGCTGCGATTCAAAGATCTACCCCTTTTTAATTTGACAAATCAATATGATTTTTTACAAAGCATAGGTAAAACACTTTCAATAACACCTTTGGGTGTTATATTCAACACCGTGGAAAGCTTAGAAGATTCATCACTAAATCAACTCCAAAAGCTATACAAAGCTAACCTCTTCCCCATAGGTCCTCTACACATGATTGCCAATGATGCTAACAATAGTAGCATTCTGCAAGAAAATGATAATTGCATATCTTGGCTAAATTACAACAAACCAAGAAAGTCTGTGTTATATGTAAGTTTGGGAAGCATAGCTAGTTGGGAAGAGAAAGAGCTAACTGAAGTTGCTTGTGGCTTAGTCAACAGCAGACAAAATTTCCTTTGGGTTATTCGACCTGAGTCAATCAGCGATGTTTCAGCGTGGTTAGAATCCTTGCCGGAAGATGTTAAAGTAGGTGTGGCAGAGAGAGGCTGTGTTGTGAAATGGGCACCTCAAAGTGAAGTTTTGGCACACAAAGCTGTTGGAGGCTTTTGGAGTCATTGTGGTTGGAATTCTACATTGGAGAGTTTGTGCGAAGGAGTACCAATTATCTGCCAACCTTCTTTTGGAGATCAGAGGGTAAATGCAAGGTTGCTGAGTCATGTTTGGAAGGTGGGTTTGGAATGGTGTAATGCCATAGAAAGGGATGAGATTGAAAGGGTGGTTAGAAGACTTATGGTGAATTCAGAAGGGGAGATGATGAGACAAAGAGCAACAGAATTGAAGCATGAAATTGGGATAGCTGTGAGGGGTTCTTCATGTGATGCACTAAATGGATTGGTAAAGTACATCTTATCATTGAATGCCTGA
- the LOC25492559 gene encoding 17.5 kDa class I heat shock protein, whose translation MSLIPINNRQGNSSNTSLNLWDPNPLSLWDPFMDFHFPLPSPITNFFPDFSFGSSLNTRMDWRETPRAHIWKVVLPGFTNEDVFVELQDERMLQVSVESGNFMSRFKIPDDGNLQELKANMVNGVLVVTVPKIQQSSGSGGRNIRVVEIEGTD comes from the coding sequence ATGTCGCTAATACCCATCAACAACCGTCAAGGCAACAGTTCCAACACATCTCTTAACCTTTGGGATCCAAATCCCCTATCTCTATGGGATCCATTCATGGATTTCCACTTCCCACTCCCTTCACCCATCACCAATTTCTTCCCTGATTTCAGCTTCGGATCATCCCTAAACACCCGTATGGATTGGAGAGAGACACCGAGAGCTCATATTTGGAAGGTGGTGCTTCCTGGTTTCACAAACGAAGATGTGTTTGTTGAGCTTCAAGATGAGAGAATGCTTCAGGTTAGTGTTGAGAGTGGTAATTTCATGAGTAGGTTTAAGATTCCTGATGATGGTAACCTTCAAGAGCTTAAAGCGAATATGGTTAATGGTGTTCTTGTTGTCACTGTTCCGAAGATTCAACAATCTTCTGGTTCTGGTGGGAGGAACATTAGGGTTGTTGAAATTGAAGGCACCGACTGA
- the LOC25492556 gene encoding probable histone H2B.1 produces MAPKGEKKPAEKKPAEEKKSTVAEKAPAEKKPKAGKKLPKEGGSAAGEKKKKRSKKNVETYKIYIFKVLKQVHPDIGISSKAMGIMNSFINDIFEKLAQESSRLARYNKKPTITSREIQTAVRLVLPGELAKHAVSEGTKAVTKFTSS; encoded by the coding sequence ATGGCGCCAAAGGGAGAGAAGAAGCCAGCAGAGAAGAAACCCGCAGAGGAGAAGAAGTCCACCGTCGCCGAGAAGGCTCCTGCTGAGAAGAAGCCAAAGGCAGGAAAGAAGCTACCAAAGGAAGGTGGTTCCGCTGcgggagagaagaagaagaagagaagcaAGAAGAATGTTGAAACATACAAGATCTATATCTTCAAGGTTCTGAAACAAGTTCACCCAGACATTGGTATCTCAAGCAAAGCCATGGGTATCATGAACAGTTTCATCAATGATATCTTCGAGAAACTTGCTCAAGAATCATCCAGACTTGCTCGTTACAACAAGAAGCCAACAATCACTTCAAGGGAAATTCAGACTGCTGTCAGACTTGTTCTTCCTGGTGAATTGGCCAAGCATGCTGTTTCTGAGGGTACCAAAGCTGTGACCAAGTTCACTAGTTCTTAG